GGATTGCACTTACAAGCTTTGGTCAGAGATGACTGCTGCCGAGAAAGCAAAAGTTGCCAAGAGATTGCCTAGTACAGCTAATAATTGGTATGTCAATTGATTGGACGGTTATAACCTTTTAGTTTTAATCAAAGAAGGTCGGCTGATGCTGTCTTCCTTGATGGTCTTTTTCTGGCAAATCGTTGGCCAGGAGAAGTCTGTTGCTGCAACATGGATTTGCAATTCAGCTTCCAAACGGAACTAGGTAGTCCGTATTGATCGCTCCTGCTATACAGCTGATTTCCGGCACTGCTAGTTGAAGAGCGTGGCTTTATTTAAAAAAAACTGTTATTCGGGTGCGCTGATTGGAATCTCTCGAGATCTAGTGAAGATGAGACCACGATTGTTTGTTGGCCAGACAGTTCAAGGAAAATTCCTTTTGTCTAATTAGTTGTTGCTGTATGCCTAACTCATGATGTGAGTTCGCAGTGGATATACATCAGCTCAGGTGCAGGGTCCCAGCACAGCTTGAGCCATGGGCAGAGCCAAGCTTGCTTTCCAGTGACTTCGTCTAACCAGTAAGTAGATCCTGGGTTTTTAGAGTCTTCTCTTAGCTTGGTGAAGGTGGTTGTTTGTTCTTCTAATGGCACGCGACTGACAGTGACTTCCATCGTGGAAAAGCGATCAGGCTTCACCTCAGATATCGATCGATAGATATCGTCCATGATCTGCTCAGTGCCGCCCACGAGCAATTCGTTGTGTGTCTTGTACTCGGGCATAGAGAACTGCCACATGCCGTCATCACGACGTTCCATATTGAAGGCCCACTGATCTTGATCTGGCGCTGAAGCGTTGACAAGTGCACGCTCTTCATCAGTCAGCTGCCAGTAACTACAATTATTTTCGAGCAGGGCTGTGTTTTCTTTGGTTGACATTCAGTTAATTGAATGAGGTCTTGCTGAAAGCAGCATAGGTATTAATTGCGACAATCATTGAATATCTTGATTTATGCATTTGATCCCAAAATAAAACCAATGGTTTGTTGATAGAGGTTCAGTGCAGCTTGAGACTTTAGGTGTATCCATGGCTCGATCCATGAAAAGCCACAAGCGCTATACAGTCAGACACCGCGAGACCAGTAGTCGAAGGATTGAAAGCTGCTATTACGCAGGTGACGCTTTCGAAGCCCGTGTTCTGGCTATGGAGGTGGTTCCCTTTATCAAGGCACACCCCAACTCCATTGAAGAGATCCGCTGCGAGGAGCCAAAGCAGGTTTAACTCGACTCCAAGCCATCCGACAATGAAATAGTTCCGTGTCCAGAGCCTGGCGGTATTGAGTTGCCAACCGATGCAACATTGCGCCTATCACCGCAATGCCTCAGCCGATCCACACTCCATGCAGGATTCCGATAGTTAGGCCCGAGAACTAGACAAATATTGGTGGATGGGAGAGGTGATCCACTGCGGCGGCGCTGTCCTTGATCCAAAGACCTACAACCTGTGCCAGATCGCCGATGTGGATTCCGGTGTGATCCGCTGGGTCAATGCCGACCTGGTCAGCCATGTGATTCCGGACTGCTGAGAGTCTCTGACGAAGGTTGGGTAAACCGTCAGCAATGAACTCTCACCGCCCAAGCCTCTATTTCTACGGTCGATGAGTCGTATTGATGAAGGATGCGACAGCTCGAGGCAGGAAGTGATGACCCTGCCTTTTTCCTAATCGCATCACTAAGCGCCATGCTTTATCTCTTAATCGCTGTTACGTGGGTTGCGGTGCTTTTTGGCATCGCCAAAAGCGAGAAATAGGTAGGCAAAAAGAAACCACCGCCAAAGGCAGTGGCTCCTAAAACTCAAGGGTGTGTGTCCTTGTTTCCACCCCTGTGAGTTTTCTCCTCACAGCTTCAAGTTACCGATAGAACGTAGGAGTGCAACCCTCTATTACCGGCCAAGTGAAAGGAATAAGCGGCTGCTATACCTGAGGCAGTTGGTCTCCTCACCGGGACTCCAACTCCTCACACCCTCTGAAGACCTGTGAAACATCGGGTCTTTTTTTTGGCTAGTGGCTCAATACCGACCTGGCCGACCACATCCTTCCTGCGATCTGAGGGGGTATGGCCAACTTCACAGCACTGGCTGAGATGGACCGTCAAGACACTCGCTGATGCCGGTTATCCCTAACGAATCACCTGCGCACCAAGCGGCAGGTATTTCCGACAATCGATTTCTGTTGGAACTAGGGATATGGACTTGCTTCAACGAATGAGAGTTCTTGGTAGCGGGTTAGTCATTGCCGCATATTTCATTACTCTCCACCTTGATGTAGTGACTGGCGTAATAGTCCACCTAACGGCAATGAGTATATCTGTGCCTTACTTCATCAAATCCAAGGCTTGGGATGTCGTGATAATGATGACGTTCCTCATGACGATCGGATCTGGACGTCTGATTACAGCAGCTATTTCTTGACTGCTTATGAGTATTAGGACTTACTGGTGTGCGCTACTCGGTTGAGATGGCAGTGAGGGAAACGTCTTCTCCGATACCACGACCAGTTGTTACTTTAGTTAACAATGCTGGATAAGCTCCTTGACGATGTCCGAATCAGCTTCCAAGTTCACGCCTTACCCATACAAATCTTTCAGTGAAAAGCTGAATGGAAGAGCCGCAATGCTCGGACTTGGTATTGGTTTGGCTGTCGAAGCCTTGACCGGTAAGGGCATTATCGAGCAAGTCAGCATCTTCAACCAAGCATCTACGATTGATTTATCCGGCGTCAATAAATTGCTGGGTGTGATGTTCAGCTGTGTTGGAATCTTCAGCTAAGTGGTCCTGGTGGTGACGACATCTGAGCCACGACGTTTCAACGCAATGCCCCGCTCTTATGAGTGGGGCTTTCTAGTGGTGATGCTCTGGCTCAATACCGACCTGGTCACCCATGTGATTCCTGACTGCTGAAGACAGGTAGTTCCACCGATGTGCCCTGGGATACACAGCAGGTAGAAATGGTTCAAGGTCAGAGGTCACCGGGAGTCACCTCAACGACCTTCAGGGGCCCAGTGGGGCCCCTTCTTAATGGGATTCGCTGGGTCCATGCCGACCTGGTGACCCACATCTTGCCCAGCTTCTGATTCCGTTCAATCCTGGCTGGTTTAGAACTTGTAGAACTCGCAGAACTCCTTGATTGCCCATCGCTTTTGAAAGTTCGCATCACCTTTCTCAGGCTCAAGCTTTAGCCCAAGGCGATTGAAGTAGTCGGCGGCCAATTCGTCGCTGGCATAGGGTCCTTCGTCTACACATTGAGCGCAGGTGTCGCGCTTTGATTGGTAGCCCGCCAGCAGCAGCGAGGCAACGGCAACGGCAGCAATGGCGGATATTCGTTTCATTTATTGCATTCCTCCTCCGGCCCCCACTTGAGCAGCTTTCCGTTGAACGTGGTTTCGCCAGGGATGCCATGGATCTCCCATAGGTGCTGTCTTAAGCCGACTAACTGCCAGGCATTTCCAAACTGCTGGCCGCAGTGAGGGCAGAAGCTCTTGAGGGGGTCTCTTTTGGACATGAGCTCAGCTTGGCCTGAGGCCTGCTCAAAAACATCCCTCATTCAGGGGAATCTCAGCCGTACTCAGGGCACCATCCGGCCTGGTCTTGCCAAGCGGGGCTCCAGTGTCACCGTGTTGCAGGCCTGGGCAGTCGTGGCTAGTACTGGTGTCCTATTTTTGTGGGTATGTCGGTTGATCGCGGGGTCTACAACTCGCCCGAGTTAGAGAGGTCGGTCTTTCTGGATGTGGTTCCAGGGATGACGGTCATCGTCCAGCACGACCTTCAGATCGGAGAGAAGCGCGGCAAGGATTGGTGGATGGGGCAGGCCATCCACTGCGGGGGAGCTGCTCGCGACCCCAAGGTGCACAACCTTTTTCAAATAGCCGATGTGGATTCCGGTGTGATCCGCTGGGTCAACGCTGACCTGGTGACTCACATCCTTCCTGCGATCTGACTCAGTCGCAGCTCATATCCCAACTGTCGCCCCAGGCTTGCTTCACCGTGATCTCCGTTGGAACGGCATTCGACAGGAGAGGCATCGAGAAGATCGACAGCGCCAACAGGCAGATCGACGCAGGCATCGCCAGTCGGATCCAGTCCTCTTTTCTCATGCTCATCAGATGGTGTGTGCCCATCTGTCATGGCATCGATCGATGCCTCTTCGCATTCCTGCGGCTCTTCATTCCTGATCAGCGCCACTGACGGGGCAACGGGCAGGGCGGTCAAAACGAACTCATCCATTGGGACGGCGGCATCAACAACTTCATTGGGATGCCAAC
This genomic window from Synechococcus sp. MIT S9220 contains:
- a CDS encoding DUF6717 family protein, whose product is MSTKENTALLENNCSYWQLTDEERALVNASAPDQDQWAFNMERRDDGMWQFSMPEYKTHNELLVGGTEQIMDDIYRSISEVKPDRFSTMEVTVSRVPLEEQTTTFTKLREDSKNPGSTYWLDEVTGKQAWLCPWLKLCWDPAPELMYIHCELTS
- a CDS encoding DUF3104 domain-containing protein, producing the protein MTVIVQHDLQIGEKRGKDWWMGQAIHCGGAARDPKVHNLFQIADVDSGVIRWVNADLVTHILPAI